The Hyphomicrobium sp. MC1 genome window below encodes:
- a CDS encoding AEC family transporter has protein sequence MLSTLLIVLPIFALVLAGWLARRIGVLGPNATTELNRFVVYLALPALLFDITSHAHWSDLWQPGFIAVFGISTLLIFTVTVAARLRSPRHLADAAIDGLNAGYANTAYMGFPITLAVLGQQALAPTTIASIITVCVVFAIAIVLIEVGLQSEARALHLARKVGLSLMRNPLLVAPVLGALFPASGLTVPVPVETFLKMLGGAASPCALVALGLFLAAKTEQEADITRSTAMLVGLKLVLHPIIAWVLASMVFHLSPTLTRTVVLLAALPTGTGPFMLAEFYAREAAVTSRVILVSTMISVLTVSAYLAMSA, from the coding sequence GGGTGGCTCGCGCGGCGGATCGGCGTGCTCGGCCCGAACGCGACGACGGAGCTCAACCGGTTCGTTGTCTATCTGGCGTTGCCTGCGCTGCTGTTCGACATCACGAGCCACGCGCATTGGAGCGATCTCTGGCAGCCGGGCTTCATCGCTGTATTTGGGATCAGCACGCTGCTGATCTTTACGGTGACGGTTGCCGCGCGTCTGCGATCGCCGCGGCATCTGGCCGATGCGGCGATCGATGGGCTCAATGCCGGATATGCGAATACGGCCTACATGGGCTTTCCGATCACGCTTGCAGTGCTCGGCCAGCAGGCGTTGGCGCCGACGACGATCGCGTCGATCATTACGGTCTGCGTGGTGTTCGCCATTGCGATCGTGCTGATCGAGGTGGGGCTGCAGAGCGAGGCGCGGGCTCTGCATCTCGCGCGCAAGGTCGGCCTGTCGTTGATGCGCAATCCGCTGCTGGTGGCGCCGGTGCTCGGCGCGCTTTTTCCGGCGAGCGGATTGACGGTTCCGGTACCCGTCGAAACGTTCCTGAAGATGCTCGGAGGCGCGGCGTCGCCGTGTGCATTGGTGGCGCTCGGCTTGTTCCTCGCCGCCAAGACCGAGCAGGAAGCCGACATAACGCGCTCGACCGCAATGCTCGTCGGATTGAAGCTTGTGCTGCATCCGATCATTGCGTGGGTCTTGGCGAGCATGGTCTTTCATCTGTCGCCGACGCTGACGCGGACCGTCGTTTTGCTCGCGGCGCTGCCGACGGGAACGGGGCCTTTTATGCTCGCGGAATTTTATGCGCGCGAGGCGGCCGTTACGTCGCGCGTGATTCTCGTTTCGACAATGATCTCTGTTCTAACTGTTTCAGCATATCTCGCGATGTCGGCTTGA
- the purQ gene encoding phosphoribosylformylglycinamidine synthase subunit PurQ: MLRASVIVFPGSNCDRDVETAITRVTGFAPKMVWHGDASVPSSDVIVLPGGFSYGDYLRCGAMAAHSPIMKDVVAKANAGTPVIGICNGFQILCESGLLPGALLRNASLHFICRDVFLKVENDTSFFTKCYRKDEVIKVPVAHGEGNYFADSETLDRLEGEGRVAFRYSDSEGTVSAETCPNGAQRNIAGITNETGRVLGMMPHPERLYESALGGTDGRRVFESILLSTLEAA; encoded by the coding sequence ATGCTCCGCGCTTCCGTCATCGTCTTTCCCGGCTCCAACTGCGACCGCGACGTCGAAACCGCGATCACGCGGGTTACGGGCTTTGCGCCGAAGATGGTCTGGCATGGCGATGCCAGCGTGCCCTCCTCGGACGTCATCGTGCTGCCGGGCGGCTTCTCCTACGGCGACTACCTGCGCTGCGGCGCGATGGCGGCGCATTCGCCGATCATGAAAGACGTCGTCGCCAAGGCCAACGCCGGAACGCCCGTCATCGGCATCTGCAACGGCTTCCAGATCCTGTGCGAGTCGGGCCTGCTTCCTGGCGCGCTTCTGCGCAACGCCTCGCTGCACTTCATCTGCCGCGACGTGTTCCTGAAGGTCGAGAACGACACCTCGTTCTTCACGAAGTGCTACCGCAAGGACGAAGTCATCAAGGTTCCGGTCGCGCACGGCGAAGGCAACTATTTCGCCGACAGCGAGACGCTGGACCGACTCGAAGGCGAAGGCCGCGTCGCGTTCCGCTATTCCGATAGCGAGGGCACCGTCAGCGCCGAGACCTGCCCGAACGGCGCCCAGCGCAACATCGCCGGCATCACCAACGAAACCGGCCGCGTGCTCGGCATGATGCCCCACCCCGAGCGTCTTTACGAAAGCGCTCTCGGCGGCACCGATGGCCGCCGCGTGTTCGAAAGCATCCTGCTCTCGACCCTCGAAGCTGCTTGA